The Bacteroidota bacterium nucleotide sequence ATCGCACCGCCGACAAGATCATTCCCCTCATAGAAAACAACCGATTGCCCCGGGGTCATTGCCCGCTTCGGCGAGTCAAAGTCAACCCGAACAACCCCCTCACCGTCTCCTTCCCCGTCAATCTGGGTCACGAGCGCCGCCTCGTCTGTATCTTTATAGCGGATCTTCACCGTCAGCCGCTTTCCGGCACGGAGATGGGCGTACTTGATCAGGTTCAGTTTCTTTGCGGTCAGAGCAGTGTGCAGTAGATCTTTGTCATGCCCGACGGTGATGACATTGTCTTTGTAATTGATCGCGGTGACATAAACCGGATCGGGAAACGCAACGCCCACCCCCTTCCGCTGTCCGATCGTGTAGAAAGGAAAGCCCCGATGCTTTCCGACAACCTTGCCGTCCAAGACGACATCGCCGCCGGCGACCGATTCTTCCAGCTGAGGAAGCTTATGTTTAAGGAAGCGTTCGTAGTTATTGTCGGTAACAAAACAGATCTCATAGCTTTCCCCTTTCGCCGCCGTCTTGAGGCCGAAGCGTTCGGCAACGGCCCGCGACTCCGGTTTCGTCAGCTCGGACAGAGGAAAAATCGTTCGCCTCAACGAATCCTGCGTCAATCCCCACAAAGCGTATGACTGATCCTTTTGCTCATCTCTTCCGCGGGAAACGACATATCGCTGAGTCTGCTCGTCTTTTCGGACGCGCGCGTAGTGCCCGGTCGCGATGAAATCGGCGCCAAGCTTGAGACTCTTCCGGATCATCTCTTCCCATTTGATCTTCCTGTTGCAAATAACGCACGGGTTCGGCGTGCGCCCATGCAGGTATTCTTCGACAAAATTATCGATCACCGCTGCGCCAAACGCCTCAGAAAAATCGAGGACATAGTGGGGAAATCCGAGCTTCGCGGCGACCATCCGGGCATCGTTTATTCCGTCAAGCGAGCAGCAGCTTTTGTCGTTTTCGTCATTTCCGCCGACATCGTCGTAGTTAAAGGTCTTGATGGTAATGCCAATAACATTGTACCCCTGCTCGACCAGCAGAGCTGCGGCAGCAGACGAATCGACGCCGCCGCTCATTCCAACGACGACAGTTGTGTTCTTGTTCTGGGACATGGCAATACAATGTACAAAAAGATTCGTTGACTCCCAAACATGAACCAGTCGAGGTTGAGGAGGAACAACCCGTTAAAACGGCGATGGAGATCACAGGTCCACATCCAACTGAACCGTCACGCGATTATCCAGCGGAGCAGGCGTTCCGGCGCTATCGCTGATGACGCCAGGAATTTCCCCCCGGAAAGTCTCGCTGTATTTACAAGTAACCTCAAGACGGGACAGGAATTTCCATCCGGCGATGATGTACCATCGAATTCCTTTTCCATAAAGCGGAGGAAAAGAATATCCCCCGCGGACGTCATCTTCATATTCGTACACCCGCGAGTCATACGACTGTGTCTCAAAGAATACCATTCTCGAGGTACAAGTAAAGCCGGAACGGGGCGGAAACACATTAACATCGGTGAATATCAGCATCCCGTTTTCACGTGCGCGTGAAACGGAATAGGAGACCGTTGTCAGTTCGACACGCTGGGCGAGTGCAATCCATTTATTGATCGAAACGGAACACGATGCCCGGATGTTCTGCTGGTTTCGCTCTTCGAACATTTTAGCCTGAGTTTGCTCCGCAGTCCCGATGGTGTGTTCCTCCGTTTTACTGTTGTTTTTGAATTGGAAGGAGAAGGTCGTCGTTTTATCGGCTTCATCCTCGCATCGAACGACATATTCATCCCCCGATCTGGTGAACCCTGAGAGTGATGGGAATCCAAATTCATCAACGCTCATCGAAATTTTAAGCCGGCGGGATGCCTGGTACGCAATCCCCAGGAAGATTCCGTTCTCCCCATTGACAGCACCGTTTTGTTCACCGAAGCCGTATGCATGAGGATCGACATAATTATCAGAATAGGATCGAATTTGAGTCGACAGAGACAACCGATTGGACAACTGGCCGATGAAGCCGGCAACGCCGTTCCTGCTTTCAAACGAGTTGCCCGCGACCTCACCAAAGAGAGCATAGGACTCAAAAGCAAAATCTGCGTTCATGCCGAAAGCAGAAAAGCTTCTGCCCAAAAATGGGGACGGCGCCTGAAGTGCAACCTGTTTGTCGTATTGCTCTTCCAATATCGAAAATCCGAAACTGCTTGTTCTTCCAACCCGAACGTTCGCGATGCCCCCCATCGCCGTTTCGTTCAGCGCATTTTTTTTCTCGATCTCGGCCGGCGAACGAAAAAGGCCCGAGGTAAAGAGGCTCGTCACTGATCCTGCAGAATCAACGGTCCCTGCTACAGCCTTCCGCGAACAAAAGAACGTCAATGCAGCCGGATACAATTCCAAGATCGCAGCGGCTCCCTGGAAGTAATGATATTCATCCGTGGCAAGGTGAGGAACAACCGATCTTCCCACTTCCTTGATCTGGGACACAACATTTCCCCCTTTTGAGGACGATCGAGGACTTGAGTAGACCAGGCCCTGCCCGCTGTTGAGCGTAAAATCGCCGGCAACAAATTTTTTCAGAACTCCGCCGTTGTCGAGTCCGACATATCCGCTGACGAAACCGGCGCTCAACGGTTCGCCGGCATCTTTATCGACAAGCACTCCCCCGCTCCATCGCGGTGTGGAGAGCGTCAAACGCGTATACGCTGCAACGGGGCTTCCTAAATATTCGCCGTCGCGGAATTCTTTGGGAGGATGGATTTCCATGAGTCCACGGGAACGGAACGATGCTTGGACGATACTGTCGCCGCCGGCCGCAGCGCTCGCCGGCGCTTTGGCGGGAGAAAATTTAATAAATGGCAATATGCGCGATACGATTTTTTCATCGATGCCGGGAAGTGACACCAAATCCGATAACGAAATGCTTCCCGCAGAATCCCGGAGAAATAGTATTTTCAACGCCATCGCTTCGGGAAGGAACGGGATCTCGGTCAATTCCATAAATGAAGCAGTGTTGACATCGACCGGATTCATCCGATAGAAGTCCAATTCATCCATCGTGGCGGATTTTCCCCCTCCGTCATCGATAGAGTTTTCCATTTGTGCTTCAAAATCCTCCGACGGTGGTTGATGATCACTAAGCTCTTGAGAAAATAATACCCCCGAAAGCAGCAGCATGCTGCACAGAATACTCCCCTTCATAATTCCCCCTTTTTTACAAGCTGAACGAAAGGCCTATCGTGTGAGTCAAACCGAGATCAGCATGTGTCGCCATACTGTACCGTACGGACAACGACATATAGTTGATGCCGATGCCGGCATAATATCTTGAAGGATCGCTCGAGACTCCAACCTGAAAATCGATGATGTCGATAGGCGAGAATTTGACTCCCGTTCGAACCGAGAGCGGATACATGACGTCTTTGATCATGGTAAACGACACGCTTGCAGTCGAAAGAAATTGGCACGTTATTCCGGTGAGGTACCATTGCGGAAGGAGCTCCTTCTCCCGGCCGATCGACGGCCTGTTGATATTCAACAACGAAACGCCCCAACGAATATCGTCGGACATCTGAACCGAAACGGCGAGGTCTATTCCAACCGCGGCCGCATCCCCGTATCCTTCGATCCTCAGGTGATTGTAATTGATGTTGCACCCTCCGGAAATTATGCCGAACGATCTTGCAAAGACCGCCGTTGCGGTCAATTCCTTGTATAAAGAATAACCTGTGCTCGTCACCGCGTACCCGGTTTCGAACCATTCCGTCGGCACAGCAATAGCCAGACCTCCGTTCGATAATTGAGGGAGGTCGAAGGGAGAGGGAGAATAGAACACGGATGCATGAAGTGACTGAATCGACGCTGCGGCAGATGGGTTCAGCATGAAGAAGTCGACGTCTCCGGCGAACAGAGAAGACATCCCGTCTGCATAGACTGCCGGCGGTTCCGGCATTCGTTCGAAGCCGGCAAAGGAAAATGAGAACGCGGCAAAGGACAAGATCAACAACCGGCGGCAACGCACGCGATGGTGAGCAGGCTCTTCATGCTTGAACGGGTAATCGAAAGTGGTTATATTGCGGCAGAAATATTTTCCAAACAACGAAAAAAGGATTGCCATGCGTCCCCCCCTGATTGTCATGACAGTGATTATTGCGGTAGTATGTTTTGCAGAGACTGCGCTTGGGCAGATTGAAGCTCAGGTGACGGTGAATCTGGATCAGATCCAGGGATCAACCAGAGACATCCTTTCAAATTTCGGCCCCGACGTCCAGCGTTATATCAATTCAAACCGATGGTCTTCCGAAGACATCGGCAACGAAAAAATTCAGATTTCCCTTTCTATCTCGCTCACGGCGACAGCGACCGCAAACGTGTACGATGCTCAGGTATTCCTTGGAAGCTCGCGTCCGGTATACAAATCGGAGAAGAAATCAGCCATGTTGAGGCTGTTCGACGATTCATGGGAATTCACCTATGTCAAAAACCAGCCGTTGGTGCATGACGAAACCCGATTCGACCCTCTCACGAGTTTCATCAATTTCTACATGTATCTGGTCCTTGGCTACGATTTCGATTCGTACAGCCCGCCGCTCTCCGGAACGCAGTACTTTCAGCGCGCGATCACCATTTGCGGCCAAGCCCCGAGCGGCACGAAAGGCTGGGACCGTTCAACGACCACCTACAGCAAGTACTCCTTCATCGAAGAGTTGCTGAACTCAAAATACGAACCGCTCCGCGAAGGGATGTTCACGTACAATTATAGAGGGATCGATTACCTGATCGTGAAGCCCGATGCGGCATACAAAAATATCATCACGTTCATTCAAAACGTCGCTGATTTCAAACGGTCGGTCGACCCCAATTCCCTGATCCTGAAGGCGTTCTTCGATGCGAAGTACCAGGAACTTGCAGAAACTTTCAGAAATTATCAAGACAAAAGTATCTTACAGCTGCTTTCTTCGACCGACCCCAGCCATCAGAGCACGTACATGGGACTTAAGTAACGGATAAGAAAGGGGGAGGAATTTTTGCCGCAGAGGCCGCACAACGCATCGTCATATGCGGCCCACCTACTCCGAGAGAGTCACAGAGAGTATTGTGTCGCCGACCTGTATTTTGCCGACCACATCAAGGTCCTTTGTATAGGCAAAGATCGAGTACCGGCCGTCGAGATGCGGTGTCGGACAATGCGTGATGAAGAATTGCGACCCTTCCGTGTCTTTTCCTGCGCTTGCCATGCCTACAGCTCCCTCTGAATAGAGGGCATCGGGATGCACTTCAGTCCTGATCGCATAGCCCGGGCCGCCAAAACCGGTCCCCTGCGGATCTCCCCCCTGAATAACAAAATTCGGGACCACGCGATGGAAGATCAATCCGTCAAAGAAATGCTTTTTTGCCAATACGATGAAATTCAGCACTGTGTAAGGAGCCTCATCGGGGCGGAAGTCGATAGTGATAAGCCCTTTTGACGTAAGGATCGAGGCAGAGCGATAACGTTCCAACAGACCGAGATCTTCCTCTTTATAGAATTTTTTTGACTCCGGAGAAATCGCTGCAGAGGGGGCATAGTCTGTTCCAGTGATCTCGTGCAGCGCCCGTGCCGCAGCATCGCGAACGACTTTATCGTTATCCTGCAAGGATCTTTGGAGGAGCGGAATGGCTGCCTCAGCTTTCAATCCGGCAAAAACATTCATAAACTCCACCATCACTTCAACGTCTTCCGGAGTTGATAAACGCTGATACACCGTTACAAATTTGGTCAGACCCTGTGTCCTTATCTCCCTTCGAACGGCAGTATCTTCAAACGCCGAAGCCACTGAAAAAGAAACCGAAAGATCCCGCCTGGCCAAAAGCGGGAGAATTTTCTCCGTGAATTCCGCCTGAACCGCCGAGTCCTTGTTAACAATTACATTCTCGTATGATTGAACAGCAGCGCTTACGACGCGGGAGTCGCTTTGCCGCAGTTCATTCTGCAATGCAGGAATTGCTTTCGCCGATCTTGTTTCACCCAACGCTGAAATTATCTTCGCGCGGAACAAGGGCTCTGTCTTGAGATAATTGCACAGCAATGAAACGGACCTTTCTTTTAAAACAGCCGCAAAAAGGAGAGCTGCTTCCCCCCTTTCCCTCCAGGTAAATTTGGTGGAATCAGTTACTATCGTGCGAAGATCGTCTGCTAGGTTGTTGGGCAGATATTTTTCAGGAAGGGAGCTCAAAAGCGAAAATGCGGTAAGCGCAACATGTTCGTTGTTGTCGGATACCAATGACAGCAACAATCGTGAAGCCCTTTCACCTTGGCTTTTCAAAGCTCTAACGCAATTGACGCGAACCCGCCAATCCGGATCATCGACCGCATGGCTAACAACGGCCGCTCTTGCTAGGGAATCGCTCGCCAGACTTAGCAATGAACCGGTCCACATTCTTGTTTCGGCTGAGGAATCATCCATTAATGGGATAAAGCGGGCGAGGTGGCGTGCCACTGAGGTAGAATCGGCAATACGCATCAGGGCATAAACGGCCATTGGACGGGATTCAGAATTGCCGATCAAACTTGCGGCATACTCGGTTGCGAGCGAATCCTTGATCCTTCTGATCGCAAATCTTGCGATAGAAAGGGCAACAGAGCGCTGGATGCGTCCTGGAAGCCTCGGGGCAATAGCAATCAACGTTTTGAGGTCTTCACCGTTTCCGCATTTGGCAAGTGCGTCGATCTCCTCCTGCGCAGACATAGCGTCAGCGTCGAGCGGAATTCTTCTGATCAAGTATTTGGCGGCTTCCTGACGGCCAGTCTGACCGAGTGCGAATGCTACGCTGCGGCGAACCATCGGGATTGAATCGTCCAACATTGGGAGGAGTACTGGGATCGAGGACGAGTCTTGAATATTGGCCAATGCCAGGGCGGCACGGGATCGTTCAATGGGGTTCGACGAATGAAGATAAGCATACAGCTTTCCATCAGCGACGTTGCGTGCATTCTGGAGTTCCGTAATGCTATCGATAGTCTGCGCCCCGATCATGCGATAGGAACCGAGCAGCAGGATAAAGAATTCAACAAATATATGAAGCTTTTTCATGGATGCGGTTCTAAAAAGGACTCCCTTCATAAACTTTCTGCGGGAGAGAAAGGCTGTTAGACCTCGCGGGCAAACTCTCATTAACCCTGGCTGTGTTCGTTCCCAACGAGACGTTGGGAACGAGGTGAAGAACAAGGCGAAGAGACCTATCTCGGGAGACAGATCGAGATGGAAAGTCGATATCTCACACTTCAATCAGCAGCTGCCGGCCGATCAAAAATACGGCCTTACCCTGTATTTAACGCCAAGAACATCTTCGACGTATTTCTTCGCCCCTTCAAGGTCCACTTCTTCAATACCGACAACACTCATCACGACCTCGGGGACGTATTTTTTTGCTTCGCGTGCAAAATCCACCATTGCAGCGTGATTCTTTTCTCCGTTGATCCTCATGAGCTCGCCATATTGAAGCGGATCGACCGAGTTAAGACTGATCGATACCGTATCAATGACTCCCTTGAGCTCGGGAGCGATATTTCTTTTGTTTATCAAACTCCCGTGGCCGTCGGTATTGAGACGAGTCTTGCCGCCGTTGGCTTTCACCCAGGAGCCGATCTCTTTTACCGCATCGAAGCGGATCGTCGGCTCTCCGTAACCGCAGAAAACGACCTCGTCGTAGGATTTCGGGTCCTTAATGCCGGAAATAATTTCCTGGACGGTCGGCTCGCGGGTGATTTTCAAATTGTGCCCTTTGACGACGGCCTCCCCTTTCCTGTCGCAAAAGACGCAATCGGCATCGCACCGGATCGTCAGGTTAATATAGAGGGAGCGCCCCAATGAATACGTGAACACCGGTTCGCCGAGAGAACCTATATTAAAAAGGCGTTTGGCATTGTACGTTGTTGTGCGGGCAACGTCGGCTTCGGTCGCCGAACAGACCTCCGCGACTTTTTTTCCGATGAGAGGAACGTACATCGGTTCATTGCGCTTCCCCCGGTGAGGAGCGGGGGTGAGGTACGGCGAATCGGTCTCGAGCATAATGTGGTCATAACCGATCGCCTTCAGGGTTTCAGCCGCGGAAGAATTTTTGAACGTCACGATCCCGGGATAGGAGACCAGGAATCCCATTCGCAAAAGTTTTCGCGCGGTCGATGCGTCGCCGGAGAAACAATGAAAGACCCCTTTCGGAGCGGGGAAGCGGCTGTTCGGCGTTGCTTGCTGGCTTCTCCAATATTCGTTCCCCTGAATCATTTCCGCCGCCATCGATACGGCATCATCCATCGAATCCCTCGTATGCACGACGATCGGAAGATTTCGCCGGATCGCGATCTCGATCTGGGCCTTAAACATCCGCTGCTGCTTTTCCCTCGGCGTCGTGTCGTAATAGTAATCAAGGCCTATCTCACCGATCGCCACGACTTTTCTGTGCTCGCTCAATTTTTCAATTTCCTGGAGGCTGTTGTCGTCCGCCCCGTTCATATCCAGCGGATGGATGCCGACACAGACATAAATATTTTCATGCCGCTCGGACAACGCAATCGCCTCCTTGCTGGTTTCGACGTTAGTTGCAGGAACCACAAAGAACGCTACACCGGCGTCTTCCGCGCGGCGAATAACGTCTTCGATATCTTCCTTAAAATCGGGGTAGAATAAATGTGCGTGGGAATCTATGTACATGCGTTGTTCAATCGGTTAAAGGAGGAGAATTATGCATCCGCGTCATTCTTAAATTAGCAAAGCGGTGCTCTAATATCAAGCGGAGCGCCGTTCCAGGCGCCGTCAAATTCGACCATGCATGTTGAGAACGAAGCAGATCGGGTTCTCGGTGTCTTCACGCGAGAGACGCGTCACACACGCCGCTCCCAGACTGAGTTTGGGATCGAGAGTGTAAATTCTCGCGCTGTAACACTCCCTCCCCGCCTTGATTATGCTTCGTGCTTTGCGTAAATTGAAGGAGAAGGATGACATCATCCAGGAAAATCCTATGAAGACACTCATTGATGTTTTTACTGTGGCGCTCCCGCTTCTTTATTTCAGCACCGTCTGGGCGTACGCCAAGGCATTCTTCAAAGATTCTGCAGCCGCAAAACGAACAAAGACCCCTCTTCTTCTCGCAACACTTGCAGTCCATCTCTCCTATCTGCTGTTGCGCTCGGCATTCTTCAACCATCCGCCGATCACGACAATATTCGAGATCATGTCGATCATTGCGTTCTCGATCGGCGCGGCATACGCCGTCATCGAATTCCAGACGAAAGTCAAGAACACCGGATACTTCATTCTCATCCTTGCGTTCATCTTCCAGACGATTTCATCTTTCTTTATCGAAAACCTCTCGGAAGTAAAGCCCGTCCTGCGAAGCAGCCTGCTGGGCATCCATGTCTCCAGCGCGTTGCTCGGCTATGCTGCGATCGCGATTTCTGCCGTTTATGGATTTCTGTATTTAATGCTCTATCACCATATCAAGTCGAGCCGCTTCGGGGTGATCTATACCAAACTCCCGAACCTGGAAACGCTCGAAAAGATGTCGATCCTTTCGATCATATTCGGCTTCTCGTTTCTGACCGTTGCGATCGCCGTGGGACTCATATGGCTGCCGCGCGCCTTTGATCATTTCTCATATTTCGACCCGAAGTTGATCGGCACGGTGTTCATCTGGGCGATGTACGGCGCCGGGCTGGGGGCAAAAAAAACGATCGGCTGGCAAGGAAGAAAAATCATGATCCTGTCGATCATCGCGTTTGCAGTTTCTTTTTTCTCGCTGACGATCATCAACGTCTATTTCAGCGCGTTCCATAAATTTTATTGACCCATCGCGTTCGCTCTGCTGCCGCTTTATGAATCTAATTGCTGTAGGAATTAATCACCGCACGGCTCCTCTTGAAGTCCGGGAGAAGCTGTGGATGTCGAGCGATGAAATACGGAAGGCCGTTGCCGACCTGAAAGGCAGACCGTTTTCCGAATGCTTTATCGTCTCCACGTGCAACCGGACGGAGTTGTACGGCATGTATAACTCCTCCGAAGGCGACAGCGAAAATCCCCCCGATGTTGACGACCTTAAAGACCGGCTGATAGCGTTTAAATCCGCCGGCAGTTCCGTCCATCGCGAACATCTGTACCACATGGTGTCGAGCAACGCGATCCGGCATTTGTTCAAAGTGGCATCGGGCATCGACTCGATGGTCATCGGGGATATTCAGATCCTCAGCCAGATCAAGGACGACTTCAACCTCGCCAGCGAAGAGAAGGCGACCGGACCGTTCCTTCACCGCCTCCTGCAATCGACGTACCATGTGGGCAAGCGGACGAGGACAGAAACGACGATCACCGAAGGGGCAGTATCGGTCAGCTATGCGGCGGTGGAACTTGCTAGCAAGATCTTCTCCGACCTCTCGAAAAAGACCGCCCTGCTCATCGGCGCCGGGGAAACCGGCGAATTGACCGCAAAACATCTGAACGGCCGCGGCATCGGCGGATTGTTCGTCGCGAACAGAACACGATCGAAGGCCGATGACCTGGTGGCTGCCCTCGGCGGCAAGGCGGTCGAATTCGATGCTCTCCAGCAAATGCTGGCCCACGTCGACATCGTTGTCTCATCGGTGACAAGCGATCATTATGTCATCACGAAGACCGACGTTCAGCGGGCGATGAAAGAGCGTTCTCATAAACCGCTGTTCATGATCGACATCGGCGTTCCGCGCAACATCGACCCTGCGGCGAACAACATCGAGAACGTTTTCCTGCACGACATGGACGGCATTTCGGCGATCATCGACGGCAATCTGCAAAAAAGGAGGTCCGAAATCCCGAGGGTCAATGAAATCGTCCTTGAGGAGTTGACCGAGTTCACCAACTGGTTTAATTCGCTCCAGGTCAATCCGACGATCCATGATCTGCGGACGCATTTCGAGCAGGTGCGGCAGGAGGAAGTTGAGAAGAACATCAACCGTTTTTCCGCGGAAGACCGGGAGCTGCTTGACCTTGTGACAAGACGGATCGTCAATAAGCTCCTTCATCTCCCGACCACGAATTTGAAAAACGGAAACGAAGAGAGCGACGAAGAAAAGCACAAAAAACTTCATATCGTCCGCTCCCTCTTCGGGCTGCATAAAGAACAGATGCCGAAAGAATGACATCCAGCAAGAACATTATCATCGGAACGCGCGGGAGCGACCTCGCTCTCTGGCAATCGACATGGGTCGCGAAAGAGCTCCGGCGGATCCATCCATCGATCACGATCGAGACGACGGTCATCAAAACGACCGGCGACAAGATTCTCGATTCACCTCTTTCGAAGATCGGCGATAAGGGGCTTTTCACGAAGGAAATTGAGAGCGCCCTTCTTGAGAGATCGATCGACCTTGCCGTTCACAGCCTCAAGGACGTTCCGACGAATCTTGCCGAGGGGTTGGCGATCGGAGCAATTTCCGAGCGCGAAGACGTCCGCGATGTCTTCATTTCCCATCCCAGGAAAAAATATCCCTCATTTGACGCCGTGCCGAAAAACGGGTCGATCGCGACCGGCAGCCTTCGCCGAAGGTCCCAGCTGCTCGCCATGCGGCCCGACCTGCGCATCATCGACATTCGCGGAAACTTGAAAACCCGCAGGACGAAACTCGAGGAATCCCAGTGGGACGGCATGCTGCTTGCCAAGGCGGGAGTTACACGGCTCGGATGGGGGGAGATCATTTCTGAGGTGCTGCCGCCGACGACCATTCTTCCGGCGGTCGGCCAGGGGGCTCTTGCGGTCGAAATCCGAAAAGACGACGCATTCCTTGCGTCGGCCCTTGCGCCGTTGAATGATCTTCCAACCGCCCAATCGACCGCCGGAGAGCGGGCGTTGCTCCGGCATCTCGAGGGAGGATGCCAGATTCCGATCGGCACGTACGGAAGAATCGAGTCGGGACGATTCGTTCTTGACGCAGTGGTCGGAAGCATCGACGGGAAAAAGGTCGTCCGCGGAACGATCAGCGGCGACCCCGGCGATTCGGAAAGGCTTGGGATCTCGCTCGCGAAGGATTTGCTTCACAGGGGAGCCGACGAGATCCTGAAGGAAATCAGAACGGCGGGAAGCTGAGATCAAATGGCAGAACAACCGACACAGGCGGCGGCTCAACCTCATTCTCCCCTTCTCGGGAAGACAATTCTCGTCACGCGGGCGAAGGAACAGGCGGCGGAATTCGTCAAGCTGCTCGAGCAGCTTGGAGCTTCCGTGATGCTTTTTCCGACCATCCAGATCGTCCCGCCGAAATCCTGGGAGGAATGCGACAACGCCATCGCTCATATCGGCACCTACGATGCCATCGTTCTTACGAGCTCGAATGCCGCGGAAAATTTTTTCACACGCGTCCGGCTCGCCGATAACGGCACAGCAAAGCTGATCGCAGAAAAGACCGTCTATGCCGTCGGCGAAAAAACCAGGGAAGCGGCGGAAAAGCATAACATCCCCGTTGCCGCGATGCCAGCGGTCTCGGATGCGAAAAATCTTGCCATCACACTTTCACGGACCGATGTCAAAGGGAAGCGCTTCCTTTTCCCGAAGGGCAATCTCGCCGGGAAAGTCGTGACGTTTGCCCTTCAGGAACACGGTGCGACCGTCGACGAAGTGGTCGTGTATGAAACCATCCAGCCCTCGGAGACCGATGCCGAAGCGGTCAAACAAAGACTCCGGAAAAACGAGATCGATGTAGTGACATTTTTCAGCCCCTCGAGCGTGTCAAATTTCCTCGCATCAATTTCGGAAGAGCTCCTGGAGAACACAACGATCGCGGTCATCGGGCATACAACGGCCGCGGCGGCGAAGAATTTGTCCCTTCCGGTTCATGTCGTTGCGGAGCATGCCACATCAGCCAATTTTGTCGGGTCGATCGTCCGATACTATGAATAACACTGCCCTAAAAAAGAATATTCCGATTCATGCCAATCCTCCGAGGCTGAACGTTGGAGAATTTTGGACCGCCAGGCAGCGGCAGGCCTCATCGCTCCATGAAATTTCATACCGTGCATGTTTCAAGCCGCAATTGCCGCGCTATTTTATAGAGCGATTCAGCAGCGAGGGGGATGCCGTCTATGATCCGTTCATGGGGAGAGGAACGACGGTGATCGAAGCGGCGCTGTTAAAAAGAAACGTCATCGGCAACGATATCAATCCGCTGAGCACAATTCTTGTCGCGCCGCGGCTTGATATTCCGGAGATCAGCACAATAGAACGGCGCCTCGAAGAAATCGAATTTTCGAAAAGGGCAAAGGCCGATATCGATATTTCGATGTTCTTTCATCCGGAAACCGAAGCGGAAATCGTCTCCCTCCAACAATATTTGTTAAAGAAAGAAAAGGACGGGACGGAAGACTCCTCGGACAGGTGGATCCGAATGGTTGCGACGAACCGGCTGACCGGACA carries:
- the mnmA gene encoding tRNA 2-thiouridine(34) synthase MnmA, translated to MVHVWESTNLFVHCIAMSQNKNTTVVVGMSGGVDSSAAAALLVEQGYNVIGITIKTFNYDDVGGNDENDKSCCSLDGINDARMVAAKLGFPHYVLDFSEAFGAAVIDNFVEEYLHGRTPNPCVICNRKIKWEEMIRKSLKLGADFIATGHYARVRKDEQTQRYVVSRGRDEQKDQSYALWGLTQDSLRRTIFPLSELTKPESRAVAERFGLKTAAKGESYEICFVTDNNYERFLKHKLPQLEESVAGGDVVLDGKVVGKHRGFPFYTIGQRKGVGVAFPDPVYVTAINYKDNVITVGHDKDLLHTALTAKKLNLIKYAHLRAGKRLTVKIRYKDTDEAALVTQIDGEGDGEGVVRVDFDSPKRAMTPGQSVVFYEGNDLVGGAIIESVG
- a CDS encoding helix-hairpin-helix domain-containing protein, with the translated sequence MENSIDDGGGKSATMDELDFYRMNPVDVNTASFMELTEIPFLPEAMALKILFLRDSAGSISLSDLVSLPGIDEKIVSRILPFIKFSPAKAPASAAAGGDSIVQASFRSRGLMEIHPPKEFRDGEYLGSPVAAYTRLTLSTPRWSGGVLVDKDAGEPLSAGFVSGYVGLDNGGVLKKFVAGDFTLNSGQGLVYSSPRSSSKGGNVVSQIKEVGRSVVPHLATDEYHYFQGAAAILELYPAALTFFCSRKAVAGTVDSAGSVTSLFTSGLFRSPAEIEKKNALNETAMGGIANVRVGRTSSFGFSILEEQYDKQVALQAPSPFLGRSFSAFGMNADFAFESYALFGEVAGNSFESRNGVAGFIGQLSNRLSLSTQIRSYSDNYVDPHAYGFGEQNGAVNGENGIFLGIAYQASRRLKISMSVDEFGFPSLSGFTRSGDEYVVRCEDEADKTTTFSFQFKNNSKTEEHTIGTAEQTQAKMFEERNQQNIRASCSVSINKWIALAQRVELTTVSYSVSRARENGMLIFTDVNVFPPRSGFTCTSRMVFFETQSYDSRVYEYEDDVRGGYSFPPLYGKGIRWYIIAGWKFLSRLEVTCKYSETFRGEIPGVISDSAGTPAPLDNRVTVQLDVDL
- a CDS encoding DUF4835 family protein; this translates as MRPPLIVMTVIIAVVCFAETALGQIEAQVTVNLDQIQGSTRDILSNFGPDVQRYINSNRWSSEDIGNEKIQISLSISLTATATANVYDAQVFLGSSRPVYKSEKKSAMLRLFDDSWEFTYVKNQPLVHDETRFDPLTSFINFYMYLVLGYDFDSYSPPLSGTQYFQRAITICGQAPSGTKGWDRSTTTYSKYSFIEELLNSKYEPLREGMFTYNYRGIDYLIVKPDAAYKNIITFIQNVADFKRSVDPNSLILKAFFDAKYQELAETFRNYQDKSILQLLSSTDPSHQSTYMGLK
- a CDS encoding peptidylprolyl isomerase, giving the protein MKKLHIFVEFFILLLGSYRMIGAQTIDSITELQNARNVADGKLYAYLHSSNPIERSRAALALANIQDSSSIPVLLPMLDDSIPMVRRSVAFALGQTGRQEAAKYLIRRIPLDADAMSAQEEIDALAKCGNGEDLKTLIAIAPRLPGRIQRSVALSIARFAIRRIKDSLATEYAASLIGNSESRPMAVYALMRIADSTSVARHLARFIPLMDDSSAETRMWTGSLLSLASDSLARAAVVSHAVDDPDWRVRVNCVRALKSQGERASRLLLSLVSDNNEHVALTAFSLLSSLPEKYLPNNLADDLRTIVTDSTKFTWRERGEAALLFAAVLKERSVSLLCNYLKTEPLFRAKIISALGETRSAKAIPALQNELRQSDSRVVSAAVQSYENVIVNKDSAVQAEFTEKILPLLARRDLSVSFSVASAFEDTAVRREIRTQGLTKFVTVYQRLSTPEDVEVMVEFMNVFAGLKAEAAIPLLQRSLQDNDKVVRDAAARALHEITGTDYAPSAAISPESKKFYKEEDLGLLERYRSASILTSKGLITIDFRPDEAPYTVLNFIVLAKKHFFDGLIFHRVVPNFVIQGGDPQGTGFGGPGYAIRTEVHPDALYSEGAVGMASAGKDTEGSQFFITHCPTPHLDGRYSIFAYTKDLDVVGKIQVGDTILSVTLSE
- a CDS encoding TatD family hydrolase — protein: MYIDSHAHLFYPDFKEDIEDVIRRAEDAGVAFFVVPATNVETSKEAIALSERHENIYVCVGIHPLDMNGADDNSLQEIEKLSEHRKVVAIGEIGLDYYYDTTPREKQQRMFKAQIEIAIRRNLPIVVHTRDSMDDAVSMAAEMIQGNEYWRSQQATPNSRFPAPKGVFHCFSGDASTARKLLRMGFLVSYPGIVTFKNSSAAETLKAIGYDHIMLETDSPYLTPAPHRGKRNEPMYVPLIGKKVAEVCSATEADVARTTTYNAKRLFNIGSLGEPVFTYSLGRSLYINLTIRCDADCVFCDRKGEAVVKGHNLKITREPTVQEIISGIKDPKSYDEVVFCGYGEPTIRFDAVKEIGSWVKANGGKTRLNTDGHGSLINKRNIAPELKGVIDTVSISLNSVDPLQYGELMRINGEKNHAAMVDFAREAKKYVPEVVMSVVGIEEVDLEGAKKYVEDVLGVKYRVRPYF